In Rutidosis leptorrhynchoides isolate AG116_Rl617_1_P2 chromosome 2, CSIRO_AGI_Rlap_v1, whole genome shotgun sequence, one genomic interval encodes:
- the LOC139888389 gene encoding uncharacterized protein, whose amino-acid sequence MYEHCFDQLNPSIKAHLRPPRVPLVGFSGERCWPIGEIDLDFTIREPPLPRTETLDFVVVQSTSQHNILLGRVAMMKMGIIVSTLHQLVKFYTPEGIGTLALTYDREKVIIAIRETEERLEECILETREEYPSEEKISINPLFPEQQVTIGGSLPTNVKRRLRKLLQANIDVFAWEYRDMTDIPRMLSIDGPIFSTEHKLNEYKHLEPIHQKKRNFANERYEAACKEVEELLQAGII is encoded by the coding sequence ATGTACGAACATTGCTTTGACCAACTTAACCCTTCCATCAAAGCTCACCTACGTCCACCGAGGGTACCTCTAGTCGGATTCTCCGGAGAAAGATGTTGGCCTATTGGAGAGATAGACCTTGATTTCACCATCAGAGAACCACCGTTACCCAGGACAGAAACACTTGACTTCGTAGTAGTCCAGTCCACCTCGCAGCATAACATTTTGCTAGGGAGAGTAGCCATGATGAAAATGGGAATAATTGTATCTACTTTACACCAATTGGTGAAGTTCTACACACCTGAAGGGATAGGTACCCTAGCTTTAACTTATGATCGGGAGAAGGTGATCATTGCTATAAGGGAAACGGAGGAAAGGCTAGAGGAATGTATCCTCGAGACTAGAGAGGAATATCCGAGTGAAGAGAAAATCTCCATCAATCCTCTGTTCCCCGAGCAACAAGTGACTATCGGAGGTTCCTTACCTACGAATGTGAAGAGGAGGCTTCGTAAGTTGCTACAGGCCAACATCGATGTCTTCGCTTGGGAATACAGAGATATGACCGACATCCCTCGAATGCTCAGTATCGATGGACCAATCTTCTCCACAGAGCATAAGCTCAACGAATACAAGCACCTAGAGCCGATACATCAGAAGAAAAGAAACTTCGCTAATGAAAGATATGAGGCTGCTTGTAAAGAGGTAGAGGAATTACTCCAAGCTGGTATAATCTGA